From the Polyangiaceae bacterium genome, one window contains:
- a CDS encoding nicotinate-nicotinamide nucleotide adenylyltransferase — protein sequence MQVAFFGGSFNPPHVAHVLACAYVVSTGLADRVLVVPVFKHPFDKPLAPYADRLEMARRAVEWIPGVEVSAVEERLATPSLTLNTLTHLKSEHPDWQLRLMVGSDVLFEAPKWHAFDRITALAPPLVLGRVGFEHPDAPVAVLPELSSTRIRDLLHARSSEALETLRALLPKAVLDHALQRGLYA from the coding sequence ATGCAGGTGGCGTTCTTCGGAGGTAGCTTCAATCCGCCCCATGTGGCGCACGTCTTGGCGTGCGCCTACGTCGTCAGCACTGGTCTAGCGGATCGCGTGCTCGTGGTACCGGTGTTCAAGCATCCCTTCGACAAGCCCCTGGCGCCCTATGCGGACCGGCTGGAAATGGCGCGTCGTGCCGTGGAGTGGATCCCCGGCGTCGAGGTTTCGGCGGTCGAAGAGCGACTTGCGACGCCGAGCCTGACCTTGAACACACTGACGCATCTGAAGTCCGAGCATCCGGACTGGCAGCTGCGTTTGATGGTGGGATCCGACGTGCTGTTCGAAGCACCGAAGTGGCATGCTTTCGATCGCATCACGGCTCTCGCCCCACCGTTGGTGCTGGGGCGGGTGGGATTCGAGCATCCAGACGCACCGGTAGCAGTACTGCCCGAGCTGTCGTCCACGCGTATCCGCGATCTATTGCACGCGCGCAGTTCCGAGGCGCTCGAAACCCTTCGAGCTCTGCTGCCCAAGGCGGTGCTCGATCATGCGCTGCAGCGAGGGCTCTACGCGTGA
- a CDS encoding sigma 54-interacting transcriptional regulator, giving the protein MAAEITSLPLARAPTDPAFDVLDDVLRQPGTHGVIQVVIPTRSVALAVARHAERRAASLGRKAYRASLSAASSMRDLARRMGLNAASSDAFELAEALLAAADAAEAMIIAPMEVASWDAQVARLISERSSRALFVLLSRSPLELASSSDFVVEERLDSASLGRFWDCVASVQSRETGGSLEQLDARVNVRTQGEPHLGRVERELLSALALSERPWPVDRAEALGPRPQWDALLAAGVVEVRDGLLELAHETSVDAPDPEISARVGAALATAFPEDPWALARSASLTVHQLDASGLEQRMRTALDAARDAFARSEMWKRWRELLPQVQAAPSDVLRVAELALELGDVEVALDFARPGARSTNAFRHELLLGRAFLARGDLVSAEAALLKAMKSAPSSEQAARAAVELAETAYARGEFNEASRLASQALDSDLPELRLGARNVLGKILLARAAWDEADQHFAADVCEAISSGASVSELRARVNRAIALLSRGSRDEAQALLESVLADGEARREPRAVAFALSNLAVLAIERHEHAKGLQLLEETTSVHRRLGDRLGFARDVANLVELRLRLGLVEHAEQGLRFGRQALGAGAPLSRMTELSLATARVHLARGRTLDAERELAAAHRAAAHASDGDKIGECQRLEARVALEDGRVPVAQRATDAADAVAASPFDHAEVALLRALIARAAGQPAEELAEQAVAEARKSGDEELCREAHVTFAEVALAAGDDYTAAHHVRQAARLRDQLAEALPGSLRDAYLARPDMVRLSRLERLDVPADEPRPASAPARAGAKAKAAYVGRDPGVRSLLAAAERVAPTDATVLVLGESGTGKELIAELIHGASRRSDGPLVKVNCAALVESLLLSELFGHEKGSFTGATSRKRGRFERANGGTLFLDEIGDISPRTQVALLRVLEERRIERVGGTASIPVDVRIVCATNRNLKAMVEAGQFREDLYYRLAGLTLDIPALRERLTDLPMLMDALLNRIARERGEVAKTLSTEAVQLCMRYRWPGNVRELDNAMRAASLFAADETIRVTDLVEHVEALRRVASEPQATSPDSVRRSSVPPAPEMSSDLGTGQDPVSSVVYREIRHGGTSLSDLKRNIEKECITRALAETGGNITRAAALLGMKRPRLSQLVKQYELSTEEAS; this is encoded by the coding sequence GTGGCGGCTGAAATCACTTCCTTGCCATTGGCTCGGGCACCGACGGATCCGGCCTTCGACGTGCTGGACGACGTGCTGCGCCAGCCAGGCACTCACGGCGTGATTCAGGTCGTGATTCCGACGCGCTCCGTTGCGCTCGCGGTCGCGCGCCACGCTGAACGCCGAGCAGCGAGTTTGGGCCGAAAGGCGTACCGAGCTTCGCTTTCTGCTGCGAGTTCGATGCGAGATCTGGCGCGGCGCATGGGTTTGAACGCTGCGTCCAGCGACGCCTTCGAGTTGGCCGAGGCCCTCCTTGCAGCGGCGGACGCCGCTGAAGCGATGATCATCGCGCCCATGGAGGTGGCGAGTTGGGACGCGCAAGTGGCGCGACTCATCTCGGAACGAAGCTCCCGCGCGCTCTTCGTTCTGCTTTCGCGCTCCCCCTTGGAACTCGCGAGCAGTAGTGATTTCGTCGTCGAAGAGCGGTTGGATTCAGCTTCTTTGGGGCGATTCTGGGATTGTGTCGCGTCGGTGCAGAGCCGTGAGACCGGCGGTTCCCTCGAGCAACTCGACGCTCGCGTGAACGTGCGCACCCAAGGTGAACCGCACCTGGGGCGAGTAGAGCGGGAGCTGTTGTCGGCGCTCGCGCTGAGCGAGCGACCCTGGCCCGTGGATCGCGCCGAGGCGCTTGGTCCCCGTCCGCAGTGGGACGCGCTTCTCGCTGCGGGCGTGGTGGAAGTTCGTGATGGCCTTCTGGAGCTTGCACACGAAACGAGCGTCGACGCGCCGGATCCCGAGATCTCTGCGCGCGTGGGCGCCGCTTTGGCCACTGCATTTCCCGAGGATCCCTGGGCGCTCGCACGGTCGGCGTCGCTGACGGTCCACCAGCTCGACGCATCGGGGTTGGAGCAGCGAATGCGCACTGCCCTCGACGCGGCGAGGGACGCCTTTGCTCGCAGCGAGATGTGGAAGCGCTGGCGAGAGCTGCTGCCGCAGGTGCAGGCCGCACCTAGCGACGTGCTGCGCGTCGCCGAATTGGCGCTGGAGTTGGGGGATGTAGAGGTGGCCCTCGATTTCGCTCGTCCGGGGGCGCGCTCCACGAATGCCTTCCGCCACGAGTTGCTCTTGGGGCGAGCATTTCTCGCGCGTGGCGATCTGGTGAGCGCGGAGGCGGCCTTGCTCAAGGCCATGAAGTCGGCACCGTCGAGCGAGCAGGCTGCCAGAGCCGCGGTGGAGCTCGCAGAAACGGCCTACGCCCGCGGCGAGTTCAATGAAGCGTCGCGACTCGCGTCGCAGGCGCTGGATAGCGATTTGCCGGAGCTTCGCTTGGGCGCGCGCAACGTGCTGGGGAAGATCCTGCTCGCGCGCGCTGCCTGGGACGAAGCGGACCAGCACTTCGCCGCGGACGTGTGCGAGGCCATCAGCTCGGGTGCCAGCGTTTCGGAGTTGCGCGCTCGGGTCAACCGCGCGATCGCACTCTTGTCACGGGGTAGCCGTGACGAAGCGCAGGCCCTGCTCGAGAGCGTGTTGGCGGACGGCGAAGCGCGTCGCGAACCTCGCGCAGTGGCGTTCGCCCTCAGCAACCTCGCAGTGTTGGCGATCGAGCGTCACGAGCACGCCAAGGGCTTGCAGCTGCTCGAAGAAACCACGAGCGTCCATCGTCGCCTCGGTGATCGCCTGGGATTCGCTCGCGACGTCGCCAACCTCGTCGAGTTGCGGTTGCGCTTGGGGCTTGTCGAGCACGCCGAGCAGGGGTTGCGCTTCGGGCGCCAGGCACTCGGGGCGGGCGCTCCCTTGTCGCGAATGACCGAGCTGTCCCTCGCGACAGCGCGCGTCCATCTGGCTCGCGGGCGGACTCTGGATGCCGAACGTGAGCTGGCCGCAGCGCATCGGGCTGCCGCCCATGCATCGGATGGCGACAAGATCGGGGAGTGCCAGCGCCTGGAGGCGCGCGTTGCACTGGAGGACGGTCGCGTGCCGGTTGCGCAACGGGCCACGGACGCAGCCGACGCGGTGGCGGCTTCTCCCTTCGATCACGCCGAGGTCGCGCTACTACGTGCGCTCATCGCGCGAGCGGCAGGTCAGCCCGCCGAGGAGCTGGCTGAGCAGGCCGTGGCGGAGGCGCGCAAGTCCGGGGATGAAGAGCTATGTCGTGAGGCGCATGTCACCTTCGCCGAAGTCGCGCTAGCTGCCGGGGACGACTACACGGCCGCGCATCACGTGCGCCAAGCGGCGCGCCTGCGCGATCAACTCGCGGAGGCTCTGCCCGGTTCCCTGCGTGACGCCTATCTGGCACGGCCCGACATGGTACGCCTCTCGCGTCTGGAGCGATTGGACGTGCCTGCGGACGAGCCGCGCCCGGCGTCGGCACCCGCCCGTGCGGGTGCGAAGGCGAAGGCAGCCTACGTTGGCCGAGACCCCGGCGTGCGCTCGCTGCTCGCGGCAGCGGAGCGAGTGGCTCCCACGGACGCAACGGTCCTCGTGCTGGGCGAGAGCGGTACCGGCAAGGAACTCATCGCCGAGCTGATTCATGGCGCGAGCCGTCGCAGCGACGGTCCTCTGGTCAAGGTCAACTGCGCGGCGCTGGTGGAGAGCTTGCTGCTGTCCGAACTCTTCGGTCACGAGAAGGGGTCCTTCACCGGCGCCACTTCACGCAAGCGCGGACGCTTCGAGCGCGCGAACGGTGGCACGCTGTTCCTCGACGAAATCGGCGACATTTCCCCCCGTACCCAGGTCGCCTTGCTGCGAGTGCTCGAGGAGCGCCGGATCGAGCGAGTCGGCGGCACCGCGTCGATTCCCGTGGACGTGCGCATCGTGTGCGCGACCAACCGCAATCTGAAGGCCATGGTCGAGGCGGGCCAGTTCCGCGAGGATCTCTACTACCGCCTCGCTGGGCTCACCCTCGACATCCCGGCTCTGCGCGAACGGCTCACTGACCTGCCCATGCTCATGGACGCGCTACTGAATCGCATCGCCCGCGAGCGGGGCGAGGTAGCGAAGACGCTCAGCACCGAAGCGGTGCAGCTGTGCATGCGCTACCGCTGGCCGGGCAACGTCCGTGAGTTGGACAACGCCATGCGTGCCGCCTCGCTCTTCGCAGCTGACGAGACGATTCGCGTCACCGACCTGGTGGAGCATGTCGAGGCGCTCCGACGCGTGGCCTCCGAGCCCCAGGCCACGTCGCCGGATTCGGTGCGCCGGTCGAGCGTGCCACCGGCCCCCGAGATGTCCTCGGACCTCGGCACTGGCCAGGACCCAGTCAGTTCCGTCGTCTACCGAGAGATCCGACATGGCGGCACCAGCCTTTCGGATCTGAAGCGCAACATCGAAAAAGAATGCATCACCCGAGCTCTGGCAGAGACGGGTGGCAATATCACTCGCGCGGCCGCATTGCTTGGCATGAAGCGTCCGCGACTCAGCCAGCTCGTCAAACAGTACGAGCTTTCCACGGAGGAGGCATCGTGA
- a CDS encoding ATP-binding protein — translation MDLRTRTSLFAGALALAIAGSILLRGRRRRADLFFAAFAADIGLWYIAQWLYHFVRADVWVRFTAILAVLLPQLAINLFEVIVPRLERRSTLVRVAGVLLVPMLVLVLSPQHRHGLVRGAVMLYVFGLFAAGLYSLALRGERSQSRATQRRVRFLVFTGASAALFSLADFLWFIGAPLPPVGAVLAIVFLFVLAESMIRERLVDLYDILGQLVVSTALAFVLAGIFYVFVVLVGGFSTMYLNAILASIVILVLFEPLRDKVEKYIHRAFFLERVDLERAVQNARRQLVHVLQVSEMAQIVMTELEASRRATGAALYLRDPVGQDFGLALAFGPPAPERIDGPVARPLLDRIGKSSLVLEELVAEANDGKRPASAKEADERALAAAEVLGAFREGVVTPIRGEKSGVIGLLLVVDDRVRDAFSQDDVALLDALCAQIAVVVENSKQYRRLQERDRLAALGQMAAGLAHEVKNPLGAIKGAAQLLSDPEDGSELDANASEFLGIILEEVDRLDRVVGSVLDYARPSKGNPGVIDANAVVRRTLQVLGTEGESTSVETELAEEIPPVRADAEQLRQVLMNLVLNAQDSGASRIWVRTSQRDRVGLAEASWVEIAVQDDGPGMTPEVMSNLFVPFFTTKDRGTGLGLAISQRMVEEMGGRIEVSSQSGQGATFTVVLPAQALRAGRKDSTSIPAPGGEALRDSRRGEPKLA, via the coding sequence ATGGATCTTCGCACCCGAACGAGCTTGTTCGCTGGCGCGTTGGCGCTCGCCATTGCGGGCTCGATCCTGCTGCGCGGTCGTAGGCGACGCGCGGACCTGTTTTTCGCGGCGTTCGCCGCCGACATCGGCCTTTGGTACATCGCACAGTGGCTCTATCACTTCGTGCGCGCGGACGTATGGGTGCGCTTCACTGCGATTCTGGCGGTGCTGTTGCCGCAGCTCGCGATCAATCTGTTCGAAGTCATCGTCCCGCGTTTGGAGCGGCGCTCCACCTTGGTGCGCGTGGCTGGGGTGCTGCTGGTGCCAATGCTGGTGCTGGTGCTCTCGCCGCAGCATCGTCACGGCTTGGTTCGCGGTGCGGTGATGCTCTACGTGTTCGGGCTGTTCGCAGCGGGGCTCTACAGCTTGGCGCTGCGCGGGGAGCGCAGCCAATCCCGCGCTACCCAACGACGCGTCCGATTTCTCGTGTTCACCGGAGCATCCGCGGCCTTGTTCTCCCTGGCCGACTTCTTGTGGTTCATTGGCGCGCCGTTGCCGCCCGTGGGCGCGGTGCTCGCCATCGTCTTCCTATTCGTGCTCGCGGAGAGCATGATCCGCGAGCGACTGGTCGACCTCTACGACATTCTGGGGCAGCTGGTCGTGTCCACGGCCCTGGCCTTCGTTCTGGCGGGGATCTTCTACGTCTTCGTGGTGCTGGTGGGTGGGTTCTCCACCATGTACCTGAACGCGATTCTGGCTTCGATCGTGATCCTGGTGTTGTTCGAACCCCTCCGCGACAAGGTGGAGAAGTACATTCACCGCGCGTTCTTTCTCGAGCGAGTGGATCTGGAGCGTGCCGTCCAGAACGCGCGGCGACAGCTGGTACACGTGCTTCAGGTCAGCGAGATGGCACAGATCGTCATGACCGAGCTCGAGGCCTCGCGTCGCGCCACCGGGGCCGCGCTCTACCTGCGCGATCCCGTGGGCCAGGACTTCGGTTTGGCGCTGGCCTTCGGGCCGCCGGCTCCTGAACGAATCGACGGTCCGGTGGCACGCCCGCTGCTCGATCGCATTGGCAAGTCCTCTCTCGTGCTGGAAGAACTCGTTGCCGAGGCAAACGACGGGAAAAGGCCGGCTTCAGCCAAGGAAGCCGACGAGCGCGCCCTCGCCGCAGCGGAGGTGCTCGGCGCGTTTCGTGAGGGCGTGGTGACGCCCATTCGTGGTGAGAAGAGTGGCGTCATCGGCCTGCTCTTGGTGGTGGACGACCGCGTGCGGGATGCGTTCTCCCAGGACGACGTCGCGCTGCTCGACGCCCTGTGCGCGCAGATTGCGGTGGTGGTCGAGAATTCGAAACAGTACCGTCGACTTCAGGAGCGCGACCGCCTGGCGGCTTTGGGCCAAATGGCCGCGGGTTTGGCGCACGAGGTGAAGAACCCGCTTGGTGCCATCAAAGGCGCCGCACAGCTGCTCAGTGATCCCGAAGATGGTAGCGAACTCGACGCGAACGCTTCCGAGTTCCTAGGAATCATCCTGGAGGAAGTGGATCGCCTCGATCGGGTCGTGGGCTCGGTCCTGGACTACGCGCGGCCCTCAAAGGGCAATCCGGGTGTCATCGACGCCAACGCCGTGGTGCGACGCACGCTTCAGGTTCTGGGAACTGAAGGGGAATCCACATCCGTAGAAACCGAACTGGCGGAGGAGATCCCGCCGGTGCGTGCCGATGCAGAGCAGCTACGACAGGTGCTGATGAACCTCGTGCTCAATGCCCAAGATTCGGGCGCAAGCCGAATCTGGGTGCGCACGTCCCAGCGCGATCGCGTGGGCCTGGCTGAAGCGAGTTGGGTGGAGATCGCAGTCCAAGACGATGGCCCCGGCATGACACCGGAGGTGATGAGCAACCTCTTCGTCCCGTTCTTCACCACGAAGGATCGTGGGACGGGTCTGGGGCTGGCGATCAGTCAGCGCATGGTCGAGGAAATGGGAGGTCGCATCGAAGTCAGCTCACAGTCGGGGCAAGGCGCCACGTTCACAGTCGTCCTGCCCGCGCAAGCGCTGCGCGCCGGGCGCAAGGACTCCACGAGCATCCCGGCGCCGGGCGGTGAGGCGCTCCGTGACTCCCGTCGGGGCGAGCCGAAGCTTGCGTGA
- a CDS encoding SMI1/KNR4 family protein produces MTTLAAAPPNGGNCFYYAAGVAPAGGFSVDSDLAEAISALKSAFERRSVPVTFGKADAALVDKLKAELRIPRRYREFLLAVDPIEVETRTPSERVRLLPSAELLEEQRGFALNEDGSARSEASPQGWRQSWVIVGHSTLLGDPYFLDIASPDAEGDCPVYTAMSGTDVWKPRLCASSFALFIRILALGMEVAEGFADEDLDMDDEQVFRDTFGPKIRQYDPAAVKAGHWT; encoded by the coding sequence GTGACTACGCTTGCGGCCGCTCCCCCCAATGGAGGGAACTGCTTCTACTACGCAGCCGGAGTTGCTCCGGCCGGAGGTTTCAGCGTGGACAGCGACCTCGCCGAGGCGATTTCGGCCCTGAAAAGCGCGTTCGAGCGCAGAAGCGTCCCTGTGACGTTCGGCAAAGCGGATGCCGCGCTGGTCGACAAACTCAAGGCAGAGCTGCGCATCCCGCGGCGCTACCGCGAGTTCTTGCTCGCGGTCGACCCCATCGAAGTGGAGACGCGCACGCCATCGGAACGCGTGCGACTGTTGCCCTCCGCTGAGCTGCTCGAGGAGCAACGCGGGTTCGCGCTGAACGAGGATGGATCGGCCAGAAGCGAGGCATCCCCGCAAGGTTGGCGCCAGAGTTGGGTCATCGTCGGACACAGCACTCTGCTCGGCGATCCCTACTTCCTGGACATCGCCAGCCCCGATGCGGAGGGCGACTGCCCTGTCTACACCGCGATGAGCGGAACCGACGTCTGGAAACCACGGCTTTGCGCGTCGAGCTTTGCGCTGTTCATCCGCATCCTCGCCCTTGGAATGGAAGTCGCCGAAGGCTTCGCGGACGAAGATCTCGACATGGATGACGAGCAAGTCTTCCGCGACACCTTCGGTCCGAAGATCCGTCAGTACGATCCTGCCGCGGTAAAAGCGGGCCATTGGACGTGA
- a CDS encoding DUF2520 domain-containing protein, whose translation MPSSRSVVLHLAGAVDVEVLAPLRAHTRAVGSAHPLFSFAGPVGAAGLRGAALLVRGDPAARRAARALAKAIGARVVDGRGIEPGRYHAAAVLLANGTVALAEVAGSLLEQAGLADARLRASALGALLRSVAENVENIGISASLTGPVVRGDAATVRRHLEVLGSQPNVAELYARLVRVQLEMAQRQAGLSLSDARAIRATVAGILSRPERKISAGAKAQESVKTRKK comes from the coding sequence GTGCCTTCGTCGCGGAGCGTCGTGCTCCACCTCGCTGGAGCGGTCGACGTGGAGGTACTCGCGCCGCTGCGCGCCCACACTCGCGCCGTCGGGTCTGCTCACCCCTTGTTCAGCTTCGCCGGTCCCGTCGGTGCGGCGGGGCTTCGGGGGGCGGCGCTGCTCGTGCGTGGTGACCCTGCGGCGCGGCGGGCGGCCCGAGCCTTGGCCAAGGCCATCGGCGCTCGCGTCGTGGACGGGCGCGGGATCGAGCCGGGCCGCTACCACGCCGCGGCCGTGTTGCTCGCCAACGGCACGGTTGCCCTGGCTGAGGTGGCTGGCTCGTTGCTCGAGCAGGCGGGGCTCGCCGACGCGCGCCTGAGGGCGTCGGCGCTCGGAGCACTGCTCCGCAGCGTCGCGGAAAACGTTGAAAACATTGGTATTTCGGCGTCGCTCACGGGCCCCGTCGTCCGGGGAGACGCCGCTACCGTTCGTCGCCACCTCGAAGTGCTGGGGTCCCAGCCGAACGTTGCAGAGCTGTACGCTCGCTTGGTTCGAGTCCAGCTGGAAATGGCGCAGAGGCAGGCGGGCCTCTCCTTGAGCGACGCCCGCGCGATTCGAGCCACCGTGGCTGGAATTCTTAGCCGCCCAGAGCGGAAAATTTCGGCCGGAGCGAAAGCTCAAGAATCAGTAAAAACCCGCAAGAAATAG
- the hisD gene encoding histidinol dehydrogenase, producing the protein MSGAAALLTLVEQESPEFPQALDRLRQRGQTDLERVEPDVRRILADVRQGGDQAVADWAERLDGRRPDPLLERDYGGAAALSTVSQDVAAAMRLASARIRAYHERQLRALGDFEVEQDGVRLASRATPLARVGVYTPGGKARYPSSVLMSALIAQVAGVREILVATPDASPEVRAACHLAGVTGIVNCGGAHAVGALAYGTESIPRVDKIVGPGNIYVAAAKRLVFGEVDIDSIAGPSEILVVADESAEPEWVAADLLSQAEHDEAAYPLLVTSDRSLAERSAQATSRQLQDLPRRRIAEASLLANGVALVVSSREALVDVANALAAEHVALHVRDPRALADRITRAGALFVGHQTPEAAGDYVAGPSHVLPTGGAARYAAPLGVYDFVSRSSVIEYSAEALRGQGEAIEAFARAEGLEAHARAVSLRTRRR; encoded by the coding sequence GTGAGCGGCGCGGCCGCCTTGCTCACCCTAGTCGAGCAAGAAAGCCCCGAGTTTCCCCAGGCCCTCGACCGGCTGCGGCAGCGTGGCCAGACGGATCTCGAGCGGGTGGAGCCCGACGTTCGGCGAATCTTGGCCGACGTTCGCCAGGGCGGCGACCAAGCCGTCGCAGACTGGGCGGAGCGCCTCGACGGCCGCCGGCCCGACCCGCTCCTGGAGCGAGACTATGGCGGCGCGGCAGCGCTGAGCACGGTGTCACAGGACGTGGCGGCGGCCATGCGCTTGGCTTCCGCGCGCATTCGCGCCTACCACGAGCGACAGCTCCGAGCGCTGGGCGACTTCGAGGTGGAGCAAGACGGGGTGCGTCTCGCCAGCCGCGCGACGCCCCTGGCCCGCGTCGGGGTGTACACCCCCGGGGGCAAGGCCCGTTACCCGTCGAGCGTGTTGATGAGTGCGCTCATCGCGCAGGTGGCAGGCGTACGCGAGATTCTGGTGGCCACGCCCGATGCCTCTCCGGAGGTGCGCGCAGCCTGTCATCTAGCCGGAGTGACAGGCATCGTGAACTGCGGCGGCGCGCACGCCGTGGGCGCGCTGGCCTACGGCACCGAGTCGATCCCGCGCGTCGACAAGATCGTCGGCCCGGGCAACATCTACGTGGCGGCGGCCAAGCGACTCGTGTTTGGCGAGGTCGACATCGACTCCATCGCGGGGCCGAGTGAAATCCTAGTCGTGGCGGACGAGAGCGCGGAGCCCGAGTGGGTCGCGGCTGACCTGCTGTCCCAAGCCGAGCACGACGAAGCCGCCTACCCGCTCCTGGTCACGAGTGACCGGAGCTTGGCCGAGCGGTCAGCCCAGGCCACTTCCCGCCAGCTGCAGGACCTGCCGCGCCGCCGAATCGCAGAGGCTTCGCTCCTCGCCAATGGCGTCGCCCTGGTGGTCTCGAGTCGTGAAGCGCTGGTCGACGTGGCCAATGCCCTGGCTGCGGAACACGTCGCTCTGCACGTCCGCGATCCTCGGGCACTGGCGGACCGCATCACGCGGGCCGGCGCACTCTTCGTGGGTCACCAGACCCCGGAAGCCGCTGGGGACTACGTGGCTGGCCCCTCCCACGTGCTCCCTACCGGGGGGGCGGCTCGCTACGCCGCTCCTCTCGGCGTCTACGACTTCGTCTCGCGCTCGTCCGTGATCGAATACAGCGCTGAGGCACTGCGCGGCCAGGGCGAGGCCATCGAGGCCTTCGCCCGAGCCGAGGGGCTCGAAGCCCACGCCCGAGCCGTCAGCCTGCGCACCCGCAGGCGCTAA
- a CDS encoding DUF4388 domain-containing protein, which yields MAHGSNQRLALRFISGKYQGGEFPIEEGRPIVIGRSSELDMVLVEEMVSRRHAQIEMRGGVISIQDLGSTNGTFVNGEKIQNAVLREGDRVLVGTSILKVVTVAGDAPSSKSDLEGVAAKREEQRRGEAPRMSGNLEEIPLPDLLQLFGTSRKTGVLVLRTANQVGRIYLDQGMIHFAELEGSPQLPPAKAFFRMLGYMQGVFELDPPAEQQFAEPLNMSVQEGLMEGFRQQDELNALLDRLPPVESRLVLRTPLEAPLHELEPTHLDLLQTALNSPTLGSLFDRSKVTDLQTAEIIQSLIKRGYLQVAG from the coding sequence ATGGCGCACGGTTCCAACCAACGACTCGCCCTCCGCTTCATCTCTGGCAAGTACCAGGGCGGCGAGTTCCCGATCGAAGAAGGGCGACCCATCGTCATTGGGCGATCGAGCGAGCTCGACATGGTGCTCGTGGAGGAGATGGTCTCGCGGCGCCACGCGCAGATCGAAATGCGTGGGGGCGTGATTTCCATTCAGGATCTCGGTTCCACCAACGGCACGTTCGTGAACGGAGAAAAGATTCAGAACGCAGTGCTTCGCGAAGGCGACCGTGTGCTGGTTGGCACCAGCATCTTGAAGGTCGTCACCGTGGCAGGCGACGCGCCGTCCTCCAAGAGTGATCTCGAGGGCGTCGCCGCCAAGCGCGAGGAGCAACGTCGGGGTGAAGCGCCGCGCATGAGCGGCAATCTGGAGGAGATCCCGCTGCCCGACTTGTTGCAGCTGTTCGGCACGTCTCGCAAGACTGGCGTCTTGGTTCTGCGCACGGCGAATCAGGTCGGTCGCATCTACCTCGACCAGGGCATGATCCACTTCGCGGAGCTGGAGGGGTCGCCCCAATTGCCGCCGGCGAAGGCCTTCTTTCGCATGCTCGGCTACATGCAGGGCGTGTTCGAGCTCGACCCACCTGCTGAGCAGCAGTTCGCGGAGCCCCTGAACATGAGCGTCCAAGAAGGCCTGATGGAAGGCTTCCGTCAGCAGGACGAACTCAACGCCTTGCTGGATCGCCTGCCACCCGTGGAATCCCGTCTCGTGTTGCGCACTCCCCTCGAGGCGCCGCTACACGAGCTGGAGCCAACCCACTTGGACTTGCTGCAGACCGCCCTGAACTCTCCCACCCTGGGTTCCTTGTTCGATCGCAGCAAGGTCACCGACCTGCAGACAGCCGAGATCATCCAGTCCCTGATCAAGCGTGGCTATCTGCAAGTAGCGGGCTGA